In Acropora palmata chromosome 7, jaAcrPala1.3, whole genome shotgun sequence, one genomic interval encodes:
- the LOC141886683 gene encoding cell division control protein 6 homolog encodes MPRVTRSSQRQIEFQVRKSSRTQQKANEQTINAEASDRPLNQACSISPRKRHSPPRAVERKCFTVSPKKRRSNRNKQEDVFSDPENSDPKPKLSLKYCPQETDTPPLQQKKKDNPGKTRKFIIGDENANCSEPKQMLSLARQDGHQYSMVRRALHSSHPENLLCREDEIAEISSFLQSHLNKGKPGSLYISGAPGTGKTACLRKIMFEMKNEIRKCQVVFVNCMALRQPQDIFRKIAVELVGEENCPAKATLKFLEEDFSSSKLTRIIILDELDQLESKNQEILYTMFELPSLPKSKLILIGIANALDLTDRILPRLQARPKCKPKLLHFAPYTKDQIVKILQDRLTGVEEGNSVLDTSAVQFCARKVSAMAGDMRKALDICRRAVEVVESGERKQQILQSVQTDGSPCKRQETPPKPKRVGISQISSVVAEVYGSRLVAGPGVEQPTIPLQQKLLICTFFLMTKERSTKEVVLGKFHDTYCKICSKRKVSQLGQEDFLGLCNILETRGLLGIKRAKATRMMKVTLKIDEKEVDYALQDKTLLSSILQEGMPTDSKH; translated from the exons ATGCCCAGAGTAACTCGAAGTAGCCAAAGACAAATCGAATTTCAGGTTCGTAAAAGTAGCCGAACCCAACAGAAAGCAAACGAACAGACGATCAATGCTGAAGCGAGCGATCGACCCCTCAACCAAGCGTGCTCGATTTCGCCTCGAAAACGACACAGTCCACCAAGAG cagTAGAGAGGAAATGTTTCACGGTCTCTCCCAAGAAGAGAAGAAGCAACAGAAATAAACAGGAAGATGTTTTCAGTGACCCTGAAAACTCCGATCCAAAACCCAAACTATCGCTCAAATATTGTCCACAAG aAACAGATACTCCACCtctgcaacaaaaaaagaaagacaatccaggaaaaacaagaaaatttatcATCGGTGATGAAAATGCAAACTGTTCAGAACCAAAGCAGATGTTGTCACTTGCTCGACAAGATG gACATCAATATTCAATGGTTAGAAGAGCTCTCCATTCCTCGCATCCTGAAAACCTACTGTGTCGAGAGGATGAGATCGCCGAAATCAGCTCATTTCTTCAAAGTCACCTGAACAAGGGAAAACCAGGAAGTTTATACATATCTGGGGCACCAGGGACTGGAAAAACAGCTTGTTTAAGGAAGATCATGTTTGAAATGAAG AATGAGATCAGAAAGTGTCAGGTTGTCTTTGTAAACTGCATGGCATTGAGACAGCCTCAGGATATATTCAGGAAAATAGCAGTAGAGTTGGTTGGTGAAGAAAACTGTCCAGCAAAAGCCACACTGAAGTTCTTGGAAGAAGACTTTTCATCATCAAAACTCACAAG AATTATAATCTTGGATGAACTGGATCAGCTTGAGTCAAAGAACCAGGAAATCCTCTACACCATGTTTGAGTTGCCTTCTCTTCCAAAATCTAAACTCATTTTAATCG GAATAGCAAATGCTCTGGATCTTACAGATAGGATTCTTCCCAGATTACAAGCAAGGCCCAAAT GTAAGCCAAAACTTCTTCACTTTGCCCCATACACTAAAGACCAGATTGTGAAGATTTTGCAAGATAGATTAACTGGG gTTGAAGAAGGCAACAGTGTTCTTGACACATCAGCTGTTCAGTTTTGTGCAAGAAAGGTGTCAGCCATGGCTGGTGACATGAGGAAAGCATTAGATATCTGCAG GAGAGCTGTAGAAGTTGTAGAATCAGGGGAGAGAAAACAACAGATTTTACAGTCAGTCCAGACAG ATGGATCTCCTTGCAAGAGGCAAGAAACACCTCCAAAGCCAAAAAGGGTCGGAATTTCTCAAATTTCTAGTGTGGTTGCAGAAGTCTATGGATCTCGTCTTGTGGCTGGGCCTGGAGTTGAACAGCCAACAATACCTTTGCAGCAAAAACTACtcatttgtacattttttttaatgacaaaAGAACGCAGCACCAAAGAAGTAGTTTTGGGAAAG tttcatgaCACATACTgcaaaatttgcagcaaaagGAAAGTTTCACAGCTTGGCCAGGAAGATTTTCTTGGTCTTTGTAACATCCTGGAAACAAGAGGGCTTCTCGGCATAAAACGAGCTAAGGCCACAAGAATGATGAAGGTGACACTAAAAATAGATGAGAAAGAGGTGGATTATGCCTTGCAAGACAAAACCTTATTGTCCAGTATACTTCAAGAAGGAATGCCGACAGATTCAAAACACTAA
- the LOC141886685 gene encoding haloacid dehalogenase-like hydrolase domain-containing protein 2 codes for MAAKIRGVLIDLSGTIHIENTVIPGSIQALKRLRQTGVAIRFVTNTTKESKDTLLKRLTNIGFDIKAEEVFTSLTAARRLVDHRQLRPLLLLGSDAQQDFKGVDVSSPNAVVVGLAPDCFDYEMLNKAFRLLLDGCPLIAIHKVRYYKRGDGLALGPGPFVTALEFASDVKAEVVGKPQPSFFAHALSEMGCDMQSTIMIGDDARDDIGGAEAIGIKGFLVQTGKYRDGDENRLEKPPFAVCRDFAAAVEQICTML; via the exons ATGGCAGCAAAAATCCGTGGAGTTCTGATCGATCTCAGCGGAACCATTCACATTGAAAATACTGTAATTCCTGGATCGATTCAAGCACTCAAAAG ACTTAGACAAACTGGTGTCGCGATACGATTTGTAACCAACACTACAAAAGAGTCCAAAGACACATTACTAAAGCGACTGACAAACATTGGATTTGATATTAAAGCAGAAGAAGTATTCACCTCCTTGACTGCTGCTCGTCGATTGGTTGATCACAGACAGTTGCGGCCATTGTTATTGTTAGGATCAGACGCTCAACAGGATTTTAAAGGTGTTGATGTGAGCAGTCCTAATGCTGTTGTTGTCGGCCTTGCTCCTGATTGCTTTGACTATGAGATGCTCAACAAGGCCTTCAG GCTTTTACTGGATGGCTGTCCACTCATTGCAATACACAAAGTACGATACTATAAAAGAGGAGATGGACTGGCACTAGGCCCAGGCCCCTTTGTTACGGCCCTCGAATTTGCATCAGATGTCAAAGCTGAAGTTGTTGGGAAACCCCAGCCGTCATTCTTTGCTCATGCCCTTAGCGAAATGGGCTGTGACATGCAATCCACTATTATGATTGGTGAT GATGCAAGAGATGATATTGGTGGGGCAGAAGCTATAGGAATCAAAGGATTTCTTGTACAGACAG GTAAATACCGAGATGGAGATGAAAACCGTCTGGAGAAGCCACCCTTCGCAGTTTGTAGGGACTTTGCTGCTGCAGTTGAACAGATCTGCACAATGTTGTGA
- the LOC141886684 gene encoding uncharacterized protein LOC141886684 isoform X1, which yields MYFKVRKVQPRPILSRQKGPGAGESWCFCRQSCTAVLCILSFFYVYYFSCYMKYELRASYNLPYPQSFHSRCKGALTTLTKGHWKLRNVSKETFLSRKTLDAMLRERKGWPKRLFHGDLRCGPVFPLPRKTRNKNRPFVLDILGQCDSDSENYCCHGNTGWCGHGEKFCDCSTCINYKSFISAELAHWMPGSGCRVTNFTQFSACELLSNRLSSVTFIGDSLVRHFFSAMLLILTNDPLHGALKFNTPPNMRDICKSDSQFVDSICHVHTTMTWRDVADNPNFCNSWARFQLTYVKAYKVEVASLAHLAVRRLLDKVGSVVIMGIGIHNNFNSSAVIQKYLEPAVRMISTSKNGWPHLIWLSTHSMGPLKPISYHRDQGNSAITSFNENLAKYCQENNIAVFDSFNMTTGVHSFDGTHFGIGVNMMKVQILLNYLEEKYSPQ from the exons atgtactTCAAGGTTAGGAAAGTTCAACCGCGACCGATTTTGTCAAGACAAAAAGGACCTGGGGCAG GAGAATCCTGGTGTTTTTGCCGACAGAGTTGCACAGCGGTTCTTTgcattctttctttcttctacGTTTACTACTTCTCGTGTTACATGAAGTATGAACTACGCGCCAGCTACAACCTGCCCTATCCCCAGTCCTTTCACTCGCGCTGCAAAGGCGCGCTCACAACACTCACAAAAGGGCACTGGAAACTAAGAAATGTCAGCAAAGAAACTTTTTTAAGCCGAAAAACGCTGGATGCCATGCTTCGAGAGAGAAAAGGATGGCCGAAACGTTTATTTCATGGGGACCTCCGGTGTGGTCCGGTTTTTCCACTTCCTCGAAAAACCAGGAACAAAAATCGACCTTTTGTTTTGGACATACTAGGGCAGTGTGATTCGGACAGTGAAAATTATTGCTGTCATGGCAACACAGGCTGGTGTGGTCATGGCGAAAAGTTTTGCGATTGCTCAACCTGCATAAATTACAAATCATTCATTTCTGCCGAGCTTGCGCATTGGATGCCTGGCAGTGGATGCCGCGTGACAAACTTCACGCAATTTTCTGCTTGCGAGTTACTTTCCAATCGACTTAGCAGCGTGACATTTATAGGAGATTCCCTTGTTCGACATTTTTTCTCTGCAATGCTTTTGATTTTGACGAACGATCCGCTTCACGGCGCCTTGAAATTCAATACTCCGCCCAACATGCGTGACATTTGCAAAAGCGACAGCCAATTCGTGGATAGCATATGTCACGTTCACACCACCATGACATGGCGTGACGTGGCTGACAATCCGAATTTCTGTAACAGCTGGGCAAGATTTCAACTCACCTACGTGAAAGCGTACAAGGTGGAAGTTGCATCTTTGGCTCATCTTGCCGTCAGAAGACTTCTTGATAAAGTTGGTTCTGTGGTTATCATGGGCATTGGAATACATAATAACTTCAATTCATCAGCTGTCATCCAAAAATATCTTGAACCCGCAGTACGCATGATCTCAACTTCCAAAAATGGTTGGCCGCACCTTATATGGTTATCAACCCATTCAATGGGTCCTTTGAAACCTATCAGTTACCACCGTGACCAAGGCAACTCTGCCATTACGTCATTTAATGAGAATTTAGCAAAATACTGCCAGGAAAACAATATTGCTGTTTTTGACTCTTTCAATATGACAACTGGAGTGCATAGTTTTGACGGAACTCATTTTGGAATTGGAGTTAACATGATGAAAGTGCAAATCCTCCTTAATTACTTAGAAGAAAAATATTCACCAcaatga
- the LOC141886684 gene encoding uncharacterized protein LOC141886684 isoform X2 codes for MSVRKTPNFEGESWCFCRQSCTAVLCILSFFYVYYFSCYMKYELRASYNLPYPQSFHSRCKGALTTLTKGHWKLRNVSKETFLSRKTLDAMLRERKGWPKRLFHGDLRCGPVFPLPRKTRNKNRPFVLDILGQCDSDSENYCCHGNTGWCGHGEKFCDCSTCINYKSFISAELAHWMPGSGCRVTNFTQFSACELLSNRLSSVTFIGDSLVRHFFSAMLLILTNDPLHGALKFNTPPNMRDICKSDSQFVDSICHVHTTMTWRDVADNPNFCNSWARFQLTYVKAYKVEVASLAHLAVRRLLDKVGSVVIMGIGIHNNFNSSAVIQKYLEPAVRMISTSKNGWPHLIWLSTHSMGPLKPISYHRDQGNSAITSFNENLAKYCQENNIAVFDSFNMTTGVHSFDGTHFGIGVNMMKVQILLNYLEEKYSPQ; via the exons ATGTCGGTTCGCAAAACGCCGAATTTTGAAG GAGAATCCTGGTGTTTTTGCCGACAGAGTTGCACAGCGGTTCTTTgcattctttctttcttctacGTTTACTACTTCTCGTGTTACATGAAGTATGAACTACGCGCCAGCTACAACCTGCCCTATCCCCAGTCCTTTCACTCGCGCTGCAAAGGCGCGCTCACAACACTCACAAAAGGGCACTGGAAACTAAGAAATGTCAGCAAAGAAACTTTTTTAAGCCGAAAAACGCTGGATGCCATGCTTCGAGAGAGAAAAGGATGGCCGAAACGTTTATTTCATGGGGACCTCCGGTGTGGTCCGGTTTTTCCACTTCCTCGAAAAACCAGGAACAAAAATCGACCTTTTGTTTTGGACATACTAGGGCAGTGTGATTCGGACAGTGAAAATTATTGCTGTCATGGCAACACAGGCTGGTGTGGTCATGGCGAAAAGTTTTGCGATTGCTCAACCTGCATAAATTACAAATCATTCATTTCTGCCGAGCTTGCGCATTGGATGCCTGGCAGTGGATGCCGCGTGACAAACTTCACGCAATTTTCTGCTTGCGAGTTACTTTCCAATCGACTTAGCAGCGTGACATTTATAGGAGATTCCCTTGTTCGACATTTTTTCTCTGCAATGCTTTTGATTTTGACGAACGATCCGCTTCACGGCGCCTTGAAATTCAATACTCCGCCCAACATGCGTGACATTTGCAAAAGCGACAGCCAATTCGTGGATAGCATATGTCACGTTCACACCACCATGACATGGCGTGACGTGGCTGACAATCCGAATTTCTGTAACAGCTGGGCAAGATTTCAACTCACCTACGTGAAAGCGTACAAGGTGGAAGTTGCATCTTTGGCTCATCTTGCCGTCAGAAGACTTCTTGATAAAGTTGGTTCTGTGGTTATCATGGGCATTGGAATACATAATAACTTCAATTCATCAGCTGTCATCCAAAAATATCTTGAACCCGCAGTACGCATGATCTCAACTTCCAAAAATGGTTGGCCGCACCTTATATGGTTATCAACCCATTCAATGGGTCCTTTGAAACCTATCAGTTACCACCGTGACCAAGGCAACTCTGCCATTACGTCATTTAATGAGAATTTAGCAAAATACTGCCAGGAAAACAATATTGCTGTTTTTGACTCTTTCAATATGACAACTGGAGTGCATAGTTTTGACGGAACTCATTTTGGAATTGGAGTTAACATGATGAAAGTGCAAATCCTCCTTAATTACTTAGAAGAAAAATATTCACCAcaatga